In Gemmatimonadaceae bacterium, the DNA window CAACCGATAGTGCCCGGCGATCCGCGAGTCGGCGTCGAGCGTATCGATGATCGCGAGGGCCGCTGATGGACCTTCCACCATCGCGACGGCGATCGCGCGGTTCAACGCGACCATCGGGTTGTCGGATATCCGCAGCAGCATGTCGTACAGCGACTCGATCTCGCGCCAGTTCGTCGTGTCTGTGCTCTCCGCCCGATCGTGCGCGGCGGCGATGGCGGCTTGAATCTGATACGCGCCGACCGTGCCTCGAGAAAATGCCGCCGAGAGCAATCGCAGACCCTCGGCGATCTCGTCGCGGACCCAGAGCGATCGATCCTGTTCGTCGAGCGGAATGAGCTCGCCGTGCGGACCCGAGCGCGCCCTGCGACGCGCGTCGGTCAACAGCAGTAATGCGAGCAGACCGGCGACCTCGCCGTCTTTGGGAAGGAGCGCGTACAACAGGCGCGCGAGCCGGATGGCTTCGTTCGAGAGGTCCGTGCGCTGGAGCGTCCCGCCGCTCGAGGACGCGTAGCCTTCGTTGTACATCAGATAGAGAACGTGCAACACCGCCGCGAGGCGCTGCGCGCGTTCCGACTCGCCCGGCAGCTCGAAGGGCACGTTCGATCCTGTGATGCTCGCTTTGGCGCGGCTGATTCGCTGCGCCATCGTCGCCTCGGGCATCAGGAAAGCGCTCGCGATCTCCGCCGTCGAGAGTCCGCCCACCGCACGCAACGTCAGCGCGATCGCGCTGGGTGTCGTGAGCGACGGGTGGCAACACATGAAGAGCAGTGCGAGCGTGTCGTCGTTGTCCACGTCGACCTCCGTCGTCGGCGGCGGCACGAACGCCCACTCCGCCCAGACCTCGTTCGCG includes these proteins:
- a CDS encoding DUF6596 domain-containing protein, which translates into the protein MTTQLEPDPTIEHLLRDLAPQVLGVVARRHGDFSAAEDAVQEALIAAAAQWPVQGVPKNPRGWLYHAALRRLADHVRSEIARQRREEAVANEVWAEWAFVPPPTTEVDVDNDDTLALLFMCCHPSLTTPSAIALTLRAVGGLSTAEIASAFLMPEATMAQRISRAKASITGSNVPFELPGESERAQRLAAVLHVLYLMYNEGYASSSGGTLQRTDLSNEAIRLARLLYALLPKDGEVAGLLALLLLTDARRRARSGPHGELIPLDEQDRSLWVRDEIAEGLRLLSAAFSRGTVGAYQIQAAIAAAHDRAESTDTTNWREIESLYDMLLRISDNPMVALNRAIAVAMVEGPSAALAIIDTLDADSRIAGHYRLDAVRGHLYERLGDLTRAVEHYRRAAERTASEPERDYLTGKALGVARTLSDTSSPVKNVRQM